A region of Panicum virgatum strain AP13 chromosome 8N, P.virgatum_v5, whole genome shotgun sequence DNA encodes the following proteins:
- the LOC120685507 gene encoding heterogeneous nuclear ribonucleoprotein Q-like isoform X1, translating into MSRRTENAASTKSVELVKQEDHLEFDDPDEEDEEEEIEYEEIEEEVEYEEVEEEEEKSEVACEGDAKHDSKMVDVDQKDEDEKGKHAELLALPPHGSEVYVGGISSDVSSEDLKNLFESVGEVVEVRIRGKGDNRLYAFVNFRDKELALKAIQKLNNKDLKGKKIKVSSSQAKNRLFIGNVPKDWTLNDFKNAVEEVGPGVLKVNLPKAQRSDRHKGYGFIEYYNQACAEYARQKMSTPEFKLDTNAPTVNWADSKNSGESASTAQVKSLYVKNLPKTVTEEQLKKLFEHLGEITKVILPPAKAGHENRYGFVHFKERYMAIKSLKNTERYVLDGQLLDCSLAKADKKDGTVSVPTAKGGPLLPSYTPLGYGLAGANPLGNGLAGAYNPLRNGLAGVYNPLGNGLASAYGVLPACAAQPILYAPGAPSASTMTPMVLPDGRLVYVPQPAGQQTVHLASPPAQQGGRRCGGSGSSSSGGGSSSGGKQQRGDDRGSNNSRRGRHRPY; encoded by the exons ATGTCAAGGAGGACAGAAAATGCCGCTTCCACCAAATCAGTTGAATTGGTCAAACAAGAAGACCATTTGGAGTTTGATGATCCTGAcgaggaagatgaagaggaagaaatTGAGTATGAAGAAATTGAGGAGGAGGTTGAGTATGAAGAggtagaagaggaggaggaaaaaTCTGAAGTTGCGTGTGAAGGTGATGCTAAACATGACAGTAAAATGGTGGATGTTGATCAGAAGGATGAAGATGAAAAAGGGAAGCATGCTGAGCTTCTTGCTCTTCCTCCTCATGGATCCGAAGTGTATGTTGGGGGCATCTCCTCAGATGTATCTTCTGAAGATCTAAAAAATCTATTTGAGTCCGTTGGAGAAGTCGTGGAA GTGCGGATACGAGGAAAGGGGGATAACAGGCTTTATGCTTTTGTTAATTTCAGAGATAAAGAACTGGCTTTAAAGGCCATCCAAAAGTTGAACAATAAGGACCTAAAG GGAAAGAAGATAAAGGTTTCTTCCTCCCAGGCAAAGAACAGGCTATTTATTGGGAATGTACCCAAAGATTGGACACTGAATGATTTCAAAAATGCAGTGGAAGAAGTTGGTCCTGGAGTTTTAAAAGTTAATCTCCCAAAG GCACAGCGTTCAGATCGCCACAAGGGTTATGGCTTTATTGAATACTACAACCAGGCATGTGCAGAGTATGCTAGGCAGAAGATGTCTACCCCAGAATTCAAACTAGATACAAATGCTCCTACTGTCAACTGGGCAGATTCTAAGAATAGTGGTGAATCTGCTTCTACTGCACAG GTTAAATCGCTATATGTCAAAAACCTGCCCAAGACTGTTACTGAAGAGCAGCTGAAAAAGCTGTTCGAGCATCTTGGGGAAATTACAAAAGTTATTCTTCCTCCTGCAAAAGCTGGTCATGAAAATCGGTACGGTTTTGTTCACTTTAAGGAACGGTACATGGCTATTAAGTCTTTGAAGAACACCGAGAGATATGTACTTGATG GCCAGCTATTGGATTGTTCACTTGCAAAAGCTGATAAGAAGGATGGTACTGTATCAGTACCTACTGCGAAAGGAGGTCCATTGCTGCCAAGTTATACCCCACTTGGATATGGACTGGCGGGGGCCAATCCACTTGGAAATGGACTGGCAGGTGCTTATAATCCACTCAGAAATGGATTGGCAGGTGTTTATAATCCACTCGGAAATGGATTGGCAAGTGCTTATGGTGTGCTTCCTGCTTGTGCTGCACAG CCAATTTTGTATGCTCCAGGTGCCCCTTCAGCTTCAACAATGACCCCAATGGTTCTACCAGATGGCCGTCTTGTATATGT ACCACAGCCTGCAGGGCAGCAGACTGTGCATCTGGCTTCGCCTCCGGCCCAGCAAGGTGGTCGTCGTTGTggtggcagcggcagcagcagcagcggtggTGGATCCAGCTCTGGTGGAAAgcagcagagaggagatgaccgTGGTAGCAACAACAGTCGCAGGGGCCGACACCGTCCCTACTGA
- the LOC120685507 gene encoding heterogeneous nuclear ribonucleoprotein Q-like isoform X3 codes for MSRRTENAASTKSVELVKQEDHLEFDDPDEEDEEEEIEYEEIEEEVEYEEVEEEEEKSEVACEGDAKHDSKMVDVDQKDEDEKGKHAELLALPPHGSEVYVGGISSDVSSEDLKNLFESVGEVVEVRIRGKGDNRLYAFVNFRDKELALKAIQKLNNKDLKGKKIKVSSSQAKNRLFIGNVPKDWTLNDFKNAVEEVGPGVLKVNLPKAQRSDRHKGYGFIEYYNQACAEYARQKMSTPEFKLDTNAPTVNWADSKNSGESASTAQVKSLYVKNLPKTVTEEQLKKLFEHLGEITKVILPPAKAGHENRYGFVHFKERYMAIKSLKNTERYVLDGQLLDCSLAKADKKDGTVSVPTAKGGPLLPSYTPLGYGLAGANPLGNGLAGAYNPLRNGLAGVYNPLGNGLASAYGVLPACAAQPILYAPGAPSASTMTPMVLPDGRLVYVICSS; via the exons ATGTCAAGGAGGACAGAAAATGCCGCTTCCACCAAATCAGTTGAATTGGTCAAACAAGAAGACCATTTGGAGTTTGATGATCCTGAcgaggaagatgaagaggaagaaatTGAGTATGAAGAAATTGAGGAGGAGGTTGAGTATGAAGAggtagaagaggaggaggaaaaaTCTGAAGTTGCGTGTGAAGGTGATGCTAAACATGACAGTAAAATGGTGGATGTTGATCAGAAGGATGAAGATGAAAAAGGGAAGCATGCTGAGCTTCTTGCTCTTCCTCCTCATGGATCCGAAGTGTATGTTGGGGGCATCTCCTCAGATGTATCTTCTGAAGATCTAAAAAATCTATTTGAGTCCGTTGGAGAAGTCGTGGAA GTGCGGATACGAGGAAAGGGGGATAACAGGCTTTATGCTTTTGTTAATTTCAGAGATAAAGAACTGGCTTTAAAGGCCATCCAAAAGTTGAACAATAAGGACCTAAAG GGAAAGAAGATAAAGGTTTCTTCCTCCCAGGCAAAGAACAGGCTATTTATTGGGAATGTACCCAAAGATTGGACACTGAATGATTTCAAAAATGCAGTGGAAGAAGTTGGTCCTGGAGTTTTAAAAGTTAATCTCCCAAAG GCACAGCGTTCAGATCGCCACAAGGGTTATGGCTTTATTGAATACTACAACCAGGCATGTGCAGAGTATGCTAGGCAGAAGATGTCTACCCCAGAATTCAAACTAGATACAAATGCTCCTACTGTCAACTGGGCAGATTCTAAGAATAGTGGTGAATCTGCTTCTACTGCACAG GTTAAATCGCTATATGTCAAAAACCTGCCCAAGACTGTTACTGAAGAGCAGCTGAAAAAGCTGTTCGAGCATCTTGGGGAAATTACAAAAGTTATTCTTCCTCCTGCAAAAGCTGGTCATGAAAATCGGTACGGTTTTGTTCACTTTAAGGAACGGTACATGGCTATTAAGTCTTTGAAGAACACCGAGAGATATGTACTTGATG GCCAGCTATTGGATTGTTCACTTGCAAAAGCTGATAAGAAGGATGGTACTGTATCAGTACCTACTGCGAAAGGAGGTCCATTGCTGCCAAGTTATACCCCACTTGGATATGGACTGGCGGGGGCCAATCCACTTGGAAATGGACTGGCAGGTGCTTATAATCCACTCAGAAATGGATTGGCAGGTGTTTATAATCCACTCGGAAATGGATTGGCAAGTGCTTATGGTGTGCTTCCTGCTTGTGCTGCACAG CCAATTTTGTATGCTCCAGGTGCCCCTTCAGCTTCAACAATGACCCCAATGGTTCTACCAGATGGCCGTCTTGTATATGT TATTTGCAGCTCTTAA
- the LOC120685507 gene encoding heterogeneous nuclear ribonucleoprotein Q-like isoform X4, with amino-acid sequence MSRRTENAASTKSVELVKQEDHLEFDDPDEEDEEEEIEYEEIEEEVEYEEVEEEEEKSEVACEGDAKHDSKMVDVDQKDEDEKGKHAELLALPPHGSEVYVGGISSDVSSEDLKNLFESVGEVVEVRIRGKGDNRLYAFVNFRDKELALKAIQKLNNKDLKGKKIKVSSSQAKNRLFIGNVPKDWTLNDFKNAVEEVGPGVLKVNLPKAQRSDRHKGYGFIEYYNQACAEYARQKMSTPEFKLDTNAPTVNWADSKNSGESASTAQVKSLYVKNLPKTVTEEQLKKLFEHLGEITKVILPPAKAGHENRYGFVHFKERYMAIKSLKNTERYVLDGQLLDCSLAKADKKDGTVSVPTAKGGPLLPSYTPLGYGLAGANPLGNGLAGAYNPLRNGLAGVYNPLGNGLASAYGVLPACAAQYAWHSLHVCSQFCMLQVPLQLQQ; translated from the exons ATGTCAAGGAGGACAGAAAATGCCGCTTCCACCAAATCAGTTGAATTGGTCAAACAAGAAGACCATTTGGAGTTTGATGATCCTGAcgaggaagatgaagaggaagaaatTGAGTATGAAGAAATTGAGGAGGAGGTTGAGTATGAAGAggtagaagaggaggaggaaaaaTCTGAAGTTGCGTGTGAAGGTGATGCTAAACATGACAGTAAAATGGTGGATGTTGATCAGAAGGATGAAGATGAAAAAGGGAAGCATGCTGAGCTTCTTGCTCTTCCTCCTCATGGATCCGAAGTGTATGTTGGGGGCATCTCCTCAGATGTATCTTCTGAAGATCTAAAAAATCTATTTGAGTCCGTTGGAGAAGTCGTGGAA GTGCGGATACGAGGAAAGGGGGATAACAGGCTTTATGCTTTTGTTAATTTCAGAGATAAAGAACTGGCTTTAAAGGCCATCCAAAAGTTGAACAATAAGGACCTAAAG GGAAAGAAGATAAAGGTTTCTTCCTCCCAGGCAAAGAACAGGCTATTTATTGGGAATGTACCCAAAGATTGGACACTGAATGATTTCAAAAATGCAGTGGAAGAAGTTGGTCCTGGAGTTTTAAAAGTTAATCTCCCAAAG GCACAGCGTTCAGATCGCCACAAGGGTTATGGCTTTATTGAATACTACAACCAGGCATGTGCAGAGTATGCTAGGCAGAAGATGTCTACCCCAGAATTCAAACTAGATACAAATGCTCCTACTGTCAACTGGGCAGATTCTAAGAATAGTGGTGAATCTGCTTCTACTGCACAG GTTAAATCGCTATATGTCAAAAACCTGCCCAAGACTGTTACTGAAGAGCAGCTGAAAAAGCTGTTCGAGCATCTTGGGGAAATTACAAAAGTTATTCTTCCTCCTGCAAAAGCTGGTCATGAAAATCGGTACGGTTTTGTTCACTTTAAGGAACGGTACATGGCTATTAAGTCTTTGAAGAACACCGAGAGATATGTACTTGATG GCCAGCTATTGGATTGTTCACTTGCAAAAGCTGATAAGAAGGATGGTACTGTATCAGTACCTACTGCGAAAGGAGGTCCATTGCTGCCAAGTTATACCCCACTTGGATATGGACTGGCGGGGGCCAATCCACTTGGAAATGGACTGGCAGGTGCTTATAATCCACTCAGAAATGGATTGGCAGGTGTTTATAATCCACTCGGAAATGGATTGGCAAGTGCTTATGGTGTGCTTCCTGCTTGTGCTGCACAG TATGCTTGGCATTCTTTGCACGTCTGCAGCCAATTTTGTATGCTCCAGGTGCCCCTTCAGCTTCAACAATGA
- the LOC120685508 gene encoding uncharacterized protein LOC120685508, with the protein MLALSDFPVIPWLFMIIWILLHHPCPEPAPTAAYPGPWASRWASLGRPVSGRFRSTSRFRPFSARSPFPKQTASSETESLPPLRRRGEGTISSAMSPPVAELQLLHLNTSGDRSGPGFASALGPEYCAPVGEDDDDDLLVAKTTYREVEDGPIDYEIPCPGQNFMEEQAEEIGLKWLERWCDLCTQFSDSCNVVRSQGGENVTLPPEPLKVLPETTYFCITRDYCYHREYMTSDTSQTQSVLGFRIPKQMMQVFSLRLSIYKPKSYPISIYGIFAVRDDLEPLRNYVFNRSRDNPVMIPQDSLALPLCSPYRGMYVVDRALLEVDLWVKKEGDGSTDE; encoded by the exons ATGTTGGCATTGAGCGATTTTCCAGTCATTCCTTGGCTATTCATGATCATTTGGATTTTGTTACATCACCCCTGCCCTGAGCCAGCGCCGACCGCTGCTTATCCTGGACCGTGGGCCTCGCGATGGGCCTCTCTGGGCCGTCCAGTTTCGGGTCGGTTTCGCTCCACCTCACGGTTTCGGCCTTTTTCCGCTCGCTCGCCTTTTCCCAAACAAACCGCTTCATCGGAAACCGaatccctccctcctctccgtcGCCGCGGCGAAGGAACCATATCGTCGGCGatgtcgccgccggtggcggAACTCCAACTCCTGCACCTCAACACCAGTGGAGATCGCTCAGGTCCGGGATTCGCTTCGGCTCTCGGCCCTGAGTACTGTGCTCCCGTGGGCGAAG atgacgacgacgacctctTGGTGGCGAAGACCACATACCGCGAGGTGGAGGATGGTCCGATTGACTATGAGATCCCTTGCCCAG GGCAGAacttcatggaggagcaagcaGAGGAAATAGGTTTGAAGTGGCTAGAAAGATGGTGCGATCTGTGCACGCAATTCTCGGATTCGTGCAATGTGGTTCGTAGCCAGGGAGGTGAGAATGTTACTCTTCCGCCAGAGCCTCTCAAAGTTCTCCCTGAGACAACATATTTCTGCATCACGAGAGATTACTGCTATCACCGTGAGTACATGACCAGTGATACCTCCCAGA CTCAGTCAGTCCTTGGATTTCGCATACCGAAGCAAATGATGCAAGTCTTCTCGCTGAGGTTGTCAATCTATAAACCTAAATCCTATCCAATAAGTATTTATGGAATATTCGCCGTACGTGATGACTTGGAGCCGTTGAGGAATTATGTCTTTAACCGTTCGAGAGACAATCCTGTCATGATTCCTCAG GATTCCCTAGCCCTGCCTCTTTGTAGCCCTTACCGAGGAATGTATGTAGTGGATCGTGCATTGTTGGAAGTTGATCTTTGGGTGAAAAAGGAAGGAGATGGATCAACGGATGAATAG
- the LOC120685507 gene encoding heterogeneous nuclear ribonucleoprotein Q-like isoform X2, which produces MSRRTENAASTKSVELVKQEDHLEFDDPDEEDEEEEIEYEEIEEEVEYEEVEEEEEKSEVACEGDAKHDSKMVDVDQKDEDEKGKHAELLALPPHGSEVYVGGISSDVSSEDLKNLFESVGEVVEVRIRGKGDNRLYAFVNFRDKELALKAIQKLNNKDLKGKKIKVSSSQAKNRLFIGNVPKDWTLNDFKNAVEEVGPGVLKVNLPKAQRSDRHKGYGFIEYYNQACAEYARQKMSTPEFKLDTNAPTVNWADSKNSGESASTAQVKSLYVKNLPKTVTEEQLKKLFEHLGEITKVILPPAKAGHENRYGFVHFKERYMAIKSLKNTERYVLDGQLLDCSLAKADKKDGTVSVPTAKGGPLLPSYTPLGYGLAGANPLGNGLAGVYNPLGNGLASAYGVLPACAAQPILYAPGAPSASTMTPMVLPDGRLVYVPQPAGQQTVHLASPPAQQGGRRCGGSGSSSSGGGSSSGGKQQRGDDRGSNNSRRGRHRPY; this is translated from the exons ATGTCAAGGAGGACAGAAAATGCCGCTTCCACCAAATCAGTTGAATTGGTCAAACAAGAAGACCATTTGGAGTTTGATGATCCTGAcgaggaagatgaagaggaagaaatTGAGTATGAAGAAATTGAGGAGGAGGTTGAGTATGAAGAggtagaagaggaggaggaaaaaTCTGAAGTTGCGTGTGAAGGTGATGCTAAACATGACAGTAAAATGGTGGATGTTGATCAGAAGGATGAAGATGAAAAAGGGAAGCATGCTGAGCTTCTTGCTCTTCCTCCTCATGGATCCGAAGTGTATGTTGGGGGCATCTCCTCAGATGTATCTTCTGAAGATCTAAAAAATCTATTTGAGTCCGTTGGAGAAGTCGTGGAA GTGCGGATACGAGGAAAGGGGGATAACAGGCTTTATGCTTTTGTTAATTTCAGAGATAAAGAACTGGCTTTAAAGGCCATCCAAAAGTTGAACAATAAGGACCTAAAG GGAAAGAAGATAAAGGTTTCTTCCTCCCAGGCAAAGAACAGGCTATTTATTGGGAATGTACCCAAAGATTGGACACTGAATGATTTCAAAAATGCAGTGGAAGAAGTTGGTCCTGGAGTTTTAAAAGTTAATCTCCCAAAG GCACAGCGTTCAGATCGCCACAAGGGTTATGGCTTTATTGAATACTACAACCAGGCATGTGCAGAGTATGCTAGGCAGAAGATGTCTACCCCAGAATTCAAACTAGATACAAATGCTCCTACTGTCAACTGGGCAGATTCTAAGAATAGTGGTGAATCTGCTTCTACTGCACAG GTTAAATCGCTATATGTCAAAAACCTGCCCAAGACTGTTACTGAAGAGCAGCTGAAAAAGCTGTTCGAGCATCTTGGGGAAATTACAAAAGTTATTCTTCCTCCTGCAAAAGCTGGTCATGAAAATCGGTACGGTTTTGTTCACTTTAAGGAACGGTACATGGCTATTAAGTCTTTGAAGAACACCGAGAGATATGTACTTGATG GCCAGCTATTGGATTGTTCACTTGCAAAAGCTGATAAGAAGGATGGTACTGTATCAGTACCTACTGCGAAAGGAGGTCCATTGCTGCCAAGTTATACCCCACTTGGATATGGACTGGCGGGGGCCAATCCACTTGGAAATGGACTGGCAG GTGTTTATAATCCACTCGGAAATGGATTGGCAAGTGCTTATGGTGTGCTTCCTGCTTGTGCTGCACAG CCAATTTTGTATGCTCCAGGTGCCCCTTCAGCTTCAACAATGACCCCAATGGTTCTACCAGATGGCCGTCTTGTATATGT ACCACAGCCTGCAGGGCAGCAGACTGTGCATCTGGCTTCGCCTCCGGCCCAGCAAGGTGGTCGTCGTTGTggtggcagcggcagcagcagcagcggtggTGGATCCAGCTCTGGTGGAAAgcagcagagaggagatgaccgTGGTAGCAACAACAGTCGCAGGGGCCGACACCGTCCCTACTGA
- the LOC120685506 gene encoding probable sugar phosphate/phosphate translocator At5g25400 → MGAGDDTAPAKAAMEVSVSSLSSTSASTAPAPPPPSVLRSVLLSYAYVGIWISLSFSVIVYNKYILDPKMYGWPFPISLTMIHMAFCATLAAALVRVLRVVDVPASPPMTPRLYAASVVPIGALYALSLWFSNSAYIYLSVSFIQMLKALMPVAVYSLAVAFRTDSFRRASMLNMLGISAGVAVAAYGEARFDAFGVALQLAAVAAEATRLVLIQILLTSRGMSLNPITSLYYIAPCCLLFLTVPWYAVELPRLRAAAASAAGLARPDVFVFGTNSLCAFALNLAVFLLVGKTSALTMNVAGVVKDWLLIAFSWTVIKDTVTPVNLAGYGIAFLGVAYYNHAKLQGLKAKEAERKAAATAVPKPDDAEAARLLPEKDGGDGDRKN, encoded by the coding sequence ATGGGTGCCGGCGACGACACCGCGCCGGCCAAGGCCGCCATGGAGGTGTCGGTGTCGTCCTTGTCGTCGACCTCCGCCTCCACGGCgccagcgcctccgccgccgtcggttCTCAGGTCCGTGCTTCTGTCGTACGCGTACGTGGGCATCTGGATCAGCCTGAGCTTCTCGGTGATCGTGTACAACAAGTACATCCTGGACCCCAAGATGTACGGGTGGCCCTTCCCCATCTCGCTCACCATGATCCACATGGCCTTCTGCGCCACCCTCGCCGCGGCGCTCGTCCGCGTGCTCCGCGTCGTCGAcgtccccgcctcgccgcccatgACGCCGCGCCTCTACGCCGCCTCCGTCGTCCCCATCGGCGCGCTCTACGCGCTCTCGCTCTGGTTCTCCAACTCCGCCTACATCTACCTCTCCGTCTCCTTCATCCAGATGCTCAAGGCGCTCATGCCCGTCGCCGTCTactccctcgccgtcgccttccGCACCGACTCCTTCCGCCGCGCCTCCATGCTCAACATGCTCGGCATCtccgcgggcgtcgccgtcgccgcgtacGGCGAGGCGCGCTTCGACGCGTTCGGCGTCGCGCtccagctcgccgccgtcgccgccgaggccaCGCGGCTCGTGCTCATCCAGATCCTGCTCACCTCCAGGGGCATGTCCCTCAACCCCATCACCTCGCTCTACTACATCGCGCCCTGCTGCCTCCTGTTCCTCACCGTGCCGTGGTACGCCGTCGAGCTGCCCaggctgcgcgccgccgcggcgtcggcggcggggctggcGCGGCCTGACGTGTTCGTGTTCGGGACCAACTCGCTCTGCGCCTTCGCGCTGAACCTGGCCGTGTTCCTGCTGGTGGGGAAGACGTCGGCGCTGACCATGAACGTGGCCGGCGTCGTCAAGGACTGGCTGCTCATCGCCTTCTCGTGGACGGTCATCAAGGACACCGTCACGCCCGTCAACCTCGCCGGCTACGGCATCGCCTTCCTCGGCGTCGCCTACTACAACCACGCCAAGCTGCAGGGGCTCAAGgccaaggaggccgagaggaaggcggcggcgactgCGGTGCCCAAGCCGGATgacgcggaggcggcgcggctgctGCCGGAGAAGGATGGTGGCGATGGTGACCGCAAAAATTGA